One Brevibacillus choshinensis genomic window carries:
- a CDS encoding TrkH family potassium uptake protein: MIRKFVEKFHLDPPKTLVLGFALIIMIGTILLTLPASTVNGMGLPWLDALFTATSATCVTGLVVVDTGSTFTLFGQLVILSLIQIGGLGFMTFATFFALIMRKKISLRERLILQESLNQMTIEGVVRLAKMILIFTALAELLGGILLSIRFAFDFPLGTAIYYGFFHSISNFNNAGFDLMGDFASLTRYVDDPVVTLVVCALIIIGGIGFMVVSEVYDYRHTHRLSLHTKVVLSTTALLVIVGTVLIFFLEYTNPKTLQPLSMMGKILGSLYQSVTPRTAGSNTLSIGDMHQSTLFLIILLMFIGASPGSTGGGIKTTTFATLVGAVIAQIKGKEDVIFFRQRILPHMIYKSLTVTMVGLFIVMAITMALSITEPGAPFEMILFEVTSAFATTGLSMGLTPELSSVGKFLIALTMFAGRVGPLTIAFALAQRKQKEYYRYPKGKITIG; encoded by the coding sequence ATGATCCGCAAATTCGTGGAGAAATTTCATCTCGATCCGCCAAAGACCCTGGTTCTTGGCTTTGCATTGATTATCATGATCGGGACCATTCTATTGACCCTCCCTGCCTCCACAGTAAACGGCATGGGGCTGCCATGGCTCGATGCCTTGTTTACCGCGACGTCCGCCACATGCGTGACCGGTCTGGTCGTCGTGGATACGGGGAGCACTTTCACCCTGTTCGGTCAGCTGGTGATTCTATCCCTCATCCAGATTGGCGGTCTGGGGTTCATGACATTCGCGACTTTCTTCGCGTTGATCATGCGGAAAAAGATTTCGCTGCGGGAGCGACTTATTCTGCAGGAGTCACTCAATCAGATGACGATTGAAGGAGTCGTGCGTCTGGCCAAAATGATCTTGATTTTTACGGCGTTGGCGGAATTGCTCGGAGGTATTTTGCTATCCATCCGCTTTGCATTCGATTTTCCACTGGGTACAGCCATTTACTACGGTTTCTTCCATTCCATTTCGAACTTCAATAACGCTGGATTTGACTTGATGGGGGATTTCGCCAGTCTGACGAGATATGTGGATGACCCGGTCGTCACACTTGTCGTTTGCGCACTCATCATCATCGGCGGGATCGGCTTTATGGTTGTCAGCGAAGTCTACGATTATCGCCATACACACCGTCTGTCCTTACATACCAAGGTGGTATTATCGACGACAGCCCTGCTGGTGATCGTGGGGACGGTTCTGATCTTCTTTCTGGAGTATACCAATCCCAAGACGCTTCAGCCGTTATCGATGATGGGCAAGATCCTCGGATCACTGTATCAATCGGTGACACCTCGAACGGCAGGCTCAAACACGCTCAGCATCGGTGATATGCATCAGTCTACCTTGTTCTTGATCATCCTTCTCATGTTTATCGGTGCCTCTCCCGGATCGACAGGTGGCGGGATCAAGACCACGACGTTCGCCACGCTGGTCGGAGCAGTGATCGCGCAGATCAAAGGGAAAGAAGACGTTATTTTCTTCCGTCAACGCATTCTTCCACACATGATCTACAAGTCGCTGACCGTCACCATGGTCGGACTATTCATCGTCATGGCCATTACCATGGCGCTCTCCATTACAGAGCCAGGCGCCCCATTTGAGATGATCCTGTTCGAAGTCACCTCTGCCTTTGCCACAACGGGGTTGTCGATGGGACTGACGCCGGAGCTGTCATCCGTCGGGAAGTTTTTGATCGCGCTCACGATGTTCGCTGGCAGGGTAGGTCCTCTGACCATCGCGTTTGCACTCGCTCAGCGCAAACAAAAGGAATACTACCGCTACCCGAAAGGAAAAATCACGATCGGGTGA
- a CDS encoding Ger(x)C family spore germination protein, protein MAKNLFRIAILVTCFALLTGCWDRRELEERTSVLAVAIDVVEGREDLYKMTVQIPIAIKIAGSSGQGGGGNSNAVKIMSVTGRTVTDAANNLQLRLNQKLFLGHTRVLAISEEVARRGIQDIMDGYRREPQIRRLMWPIIVKGEAASLLKIKPQLAQIPVVFLMDLIENGSKMGTIPDQTLGDYFVQTSNKSMEPFLNYVQASQTEVRWEGIAVFRGHKMVGAINDIQSWSLLQLRNKQRGGDVIIPLPGTKNGYVTFRPHFVKTRLDLKGQHGLASYEQHGHSATYYCELQGDIVEVTENLKMKPEEFIKKMQALIKKEMEARSSKLFTQLQKDYSSDILRLGLALRGHHYRDYWKKHDWRKDFKNFPVKAVYTIKIRRLGMEMQ, encoded by the coding sequence GTGGCTAAAAACTTGTTTCGGATCGCCATTCTGGTGACTTGTTTTGCGCTCCTGACTGGATGCTGGGACAGGAGGGAGCTGGAGGAACGCACATCCGTTCTCGCAGTGGCGATTGATGTAGTCGAGGGTCGAGAAGACTTGTACAAGATGACGGTACAAATCCCTATCGCTATCAAAATTGCTGGTAGCAGCGGTCAAGGAGGGGGAGGAAACTCCAATGCGGTGAAAATCATGAGCGTGACAGGCAGGACGGTGACGGATGCTGCAAATAACCTGCAGCTGAGGCTGAACCAAAAGCTGTTTCTGGGTCATACACGCGTCCTCGCCATCAGCGAAGAGGTCGCAAGACGGGGGATTCAGGACATCATGGACGGATATCGGCGGGAGCCGCAGATTCGGCGACTCATGTGGCCCATCATCGTAAAGGGGGAGGCGGCTTCTCTGCTGAAAATCAAGCCGCAGCTGGCGCAAATCCCAGTCGTATTCTTGATGGACCTCATCGAAAATGGTTCCAAAATGGGAACAATTCCTGACCAGACCCTAGGGGACTATTTTGTTCAGACGTCCAATAAATCCATGGAGCCGTTCTTGAATTACGTGCAGGCAAGTCAGACAGAGGTGCGCTGGGAAGGGATTGCTGTCTTCCGCGGCCACAAAATGGTAGGCGCGATCAATGATATTCAATCCTGGTCCCTGCTGCAGCTGCGCAACAAGCAGCGCGGGGGAGATGTCATCATTCCTCTCCCTGGCACTAAAAATGGTTATGTCACCTTCCGTCCCCATTTTGTCAAAACCAGGCTCGACCTGAAAGGACAGCATGGCCTTGCCAGCTACGAGCAACACGGGCATTCAGCCACTTATTATTGCGAACTGCAGGGAGATATCGTAGAAGTGACGGAGAATTTAAAGATGAAACCTGAGGAGTTCATCAAGAAAATGCAGGCGCTGATCAAAAAAGAAATGGAAGCGAGATCAAGCAAGCTGTTTACGCAGCTGCAGAAGGATTACAGCAGCGATATCCTGAGGCTGGGACTTGCATTGCGCGGCCATCATTACCGGGACTACTGGAAGAAGCACGACTGGAGGAAGGATTTTAAAAACTTCCCCGTAAAGGCCGTCTACACCATCAAAATTCGTCGCTTAGGAATGGAAATGCAATAG
- a CDS encoding DNA alkylation repair protein codes for MAQSFTEAAVLLFANRANQEAAGPMEAYMKNQFPFLGVKTPLRRELSKRLYREQGIPENWETVVRELWALPEREYQYVALDLLEKVKKRFAAEHVGLAEELITGKSWWDTVDYLASHMVGTLFRLNPALIGDNNERWLEGANLWLQRTTLLFQLSYKEKTDEELLFKNIRFCAASKEFFIQKAIGWSLREYAKTNPEAVRHFVEMTPLAGLSRREALKHF; via the coding sequence ATGGCCCAATCATTTACGGAAGCGGCGGTTCTGCTTTTTGCCAACCGTGCCAATCAGGAGGCAGCAGGACCGATGGAAGCGTACATGAAGAATCAGTTTCCGTTTCTGGGGGTCAAAACCCCTTTGCGAAGAGAGCTCAGCAAGCGGCTTTATCGCGAGCAGGGGATACCGGAGAATTGGGAAACCGTAGTCCGCGAGCTGTGGGCGCTGCCTGAGCGAGAATATCAGTACGTGGCGCTTGATTTGCTGGAAAAGGTGAAAAAACGGTTTGCTGCGGAACATGTGGGACTCGCCGAAGAGCTGATCACAGGGAAATCCTGGTGGGATACGGTCGATTATTTGGCATCGCATATGGTGGGTACGCTCTTTCGACTCAATCCTGCCTTGATTGGCGACAACAACGAACGCTGGCTGGAAGGGGCGAACCTTTGGCTTCAGCGAACGACACTCCTTTTTCAGCTATCCTATAAGGAAAAGACGGACGAAGAGCTGTTGTTCAAAAACATTCGTTTTTGCGCAGCCTCCAAGGAATTTTTCATTCAAAAAGCAATAGGCTGGTCATTAAGGGAGTATGCCAAGACCAATCCGGAAGCGGTGCGTCATTTCGTCGAGATGACCCCGCTCGCCGGTCTCAGCCGCAGGGAAGCGCTCAAGCATTTCTAG
- a CDS encoding spore germination protein, with the protein MSQFWKAWQKRKETLQTNTLQKHADKSMESVSDVELTPDVHVNISLIRDELGKCDDLVFRRFQNKEGMDCVIVFLDGMVDRNIISQFIIQYTTTTSTTYEGPATNELDATDRLRQVIRNILSGTAVLMVDGNREAYLNNTRGWDRRGVEEPQTESVVRGPRDGFCETLCVNSALIRFRLKDPNLRVRHLVVGQRTQTDIYVMYIDGLAHKPMVDEVISRIEQINVDAILESGYVEQMIQDRRWSPFPQIQNTERPDKVVANLLEGKVGILVDGTPFGLIAPAVLSQFYQSPEDYYERFYIATLIRLIRVISISIALLLPSLYIAFSSFHPEMIPSRLVIAMAAGRSTVPFPSLVEALFMELAIEILREASVRLPGPIGPTIGIVGALVVGEAAVTAGLVSPVMVIIVAVTTIGSFASPSYSAAIAIRMLRFPVMLLAGMFGLYGIMLFLIIIMVHLSSLKSFGVPYMSPLSPLNMLGMRDLFVRAPHHMMKTRPNMFHVHDKVRLREEDKQ; encoded by the coding sequence TTGAGCCAGTTCTGGAAAGCGTGGCAGAAACGGAAGGAAACCCTTCAGACAAATACGCTGCAAAAGCATGCTGACAAGAGCATGGAGAGCGTCTCGGATGTAGAACTAACGCCGGACGTCCACGTAAATATTTCGTTGATCCGAGATGAGTTAGGGAAATGTGATGATCTGGTATTTCGACGCTTTCAGAACAAGGAGGGCATGGACTGTGTCATCGTCTTTCTAGACGGGATGGTCGACCGGAACATCATCAGCCAGTTTATCATCCAGTACACAACCACAACATCCACGACCTACGAAGGTCCCGCAACGAACGAATTGGATGCTACGGATCGTTTGCGACAGGTGATTCGCAATATCCTGTCAGGCACTGCGGTACTGATGGTGGACGGGAATCGCGAAGCATACCTGAACAATACGCGAGGCTGGGATCGCAGAGGAGTGGAGGAGCCGCAGACTGAATCGGTGGTACGCGGACCGCGTGACGGCTTTTGTGAAACGCTATGCGTCAATTCGGCGCTCATCCGGTTTCGCCTAAAGGACCCGAATCTCAGAGTCCGCCATTTGGTGGTCGGGCAGCGGACACAGACTGACATTTACGTCATGTACATCGATGGGCTCGCTCATAAGCCTATGGTCGATGAAGTGATAAGCCGGATTGAACAAATCAACGTGGATGCGATTTTGGAGAGTGGCTACGTCGAACAAATGATCCAGGACCGCAGATGGTCCCCTTTTCCGCAGATTCAAAACACGGAAAGGCCGGATAAGGTCGTCGCCAACCTGCTGGAAGGAAAAGTAGGCATACTGGTTGACGGAACACCGTTTGGATTGATTGCGCCGGCTGTACTTTCGCAGTTCTATCAAAGTCCGGAAGATTACTATGAACGCTTTTATATTGCAACACTCATTCGCCTTATCCGGGTCATCAGTATTTCCATTGCCCTGCTGCTGCCTTCTCTGTACATCGCATTCAGTTCGTTTCACCCCGAAATGATCCCATCCCGGCTAGTGATTGCGATGGCAGCGGGGCGTTCGACCGTTCCATTTCCCTCACTGGTGGAAGCCTTGTTCATGGAGCTGGCGATTGAAATTTTGCGGGAAGCGAGTGTGCGGCTGCCTGGGCCGATCGGTCCGACCATTGGAATCGTAGGAGCATTGGTTGTCGGGGAAGCGGCCGTTACGGCAGGTCTCGTCAGTCCGGTCATGGTGATTATTGTGGCGGTTACCACCATCGGTTCCTTTGCATCCCCCAGCTACAGCGCTGCCATTGCGATTCGGATGCTGCGTTTTCCGGTCATGCTGCTTGCGGGGATGTTCGGTCTATATGGAATCATGCTGTTTTTGATCATCATCATGGTTCATCTATCATCACTCAAGTCATTCGGCGTGCCGTACATGTCGCCGCTCAGTCCGCTGAACATGCTAGGCATGCGCGATCTTTTCGTTCGAGCGCCGCATCATATGATGAAGACGCGTCCCAACATGTTTCACGTGCACGATAAAGTTCGTTTGCGAGAGGAGGATAAGCAGTGA
- a CDS encoding DUF1294 domain-containing protein, with product MFHRQLVTHKRNRNLILVLGWALMLVGFATPVLWMAGAGGLLLNGYAYALMAADKRLAPKRGFRIPEASLLIMAILGGGIGALAGMLGHRHKTKHVSFMIVVPVFCILQLFLLLQVMR from the coding sequence ATGTTTCATCGACAGTTGGTTACTCACAAGCGCAATCGAAATCTGATCCTCGTCCTGGGGTGGGCTCTGATGCTCGTGGGCTTTGCCACCCCTGTGCTGTGGATGGCGGGGGCAGGCGGTCTGCTCTTGAACGGATACGCTTATGCTTTGATGGCAGCAGATAAGCGCCTGGCTCCTAAACGGGGCTTTCGGATTCCGGAGGCGAGCCTTTTGATCATGGCAATCCTTGGCGGAGGGATCGGTGCCTTGGCAGGGATGCTTGGCCATCGCCACAAAACCAAGCATGTTTCTTTCATGATTGTCGTCCCTGTTTTCTGTATCTTGCAACTGTTCCTGCTTTTGCAAGTGATGAGGTAG
- a CDS encoding DedA family protein, with amino-acid sequence MEINLLMSIIEQYGYLAIFFLLWLGIVGLPIPDELVVATGGFLVSIGLLNPVYSFLAGYLGVASGLTIGFLLGKYFGKPILQWLSKSEKMRHAVERSTELLSKYGTSALCISYLFPVVRHVVPYLVAMGGMTYRRYALLSYPIGLVWTIAFYLLGYVFGNHVEAIVGMIRHYGFYTLLILVVVIAVGVVVRKYMLSNRAYRAKGD; translated from the coding sequence ATGGAAATCAACCTGCTGATGTCAATCATAGAGCAATACGGTTATCTGGCCATTTTCTTTCTGCTTTGGCTGGGGATCGTAGGATTGCCAATTCCTGACGAGCTTGTCGTAGCGACGGGAGGATTTCTGGTCTCGATTGGCCTCTTGAACCCGGTGTATTCCTTTTTGGCGGGATATCTGGGTGTGGCCTCTGGATTGACGATAGGATTTTTACTTGGAAAATACTTTGGCAAGCCCATTTTACAGTGGCTATCAAAGAGCGAGAAGATGCGCCATGCCGTCGAGCGATCTACGGAGCTGCTGAGCAAGTACGGAACATCCGCCTTGTGCATCAGCTACCTGTTTCCGGTCGTGCGCCATGTGGTGCCGTACCTGGTGGCAATGGGCGGCATGACTTATCGCCGTTACGCCCTTCTGTCCTATCCGATCGGTCTGGTGTGGACCATCGCATTTTACCTGCTGGGGTATGTTTTCGGCAACCACGTCGAAGCGATCGTGGGCATGATCAGACATTACGGCTTTTACACCTTGCTCATCCTTGTCGTGGTGATCGCCGTCGGGGTGGTAGTTCGCAAGTATATGCTCAGCAATCGAGCGTATCGGGCAAAAGGAGATTGA
- a CDS encoding MogA/MoaB family molybdenum cofactor biosynthesis protein, translated as MSTMEHKALSPRQVTCMVITVSDTRTEETDKSGQLMKQLLEEAGHTTALYQIVRDEPAEVIAAIENGIAHPQVQVILLNGGTGISPRDNTFEAVSGLLDKEMPGFGELFRMLSYTEDIGSAAMLSRAIAGTRQGKMIFSTPGSTGAVRLAMNKLIVPELGHVVRELNR; from the coding sequence ATGAGCACGATGGAACATAAAGCCTTGTCGCCCAGGCAAGTGACGTGCATGGTAATAACCGTATCCGATACGCGAACGGAAGAGACAGATAAAAGCGGCCAGCTGATGAAGCAATTGCTGGAAGAAGCGGGACATACCACAGCGCTGTATCAAATTGTGCGGGACGAGCCTGCCGAAGTGATCGCTGCGATCGAGAACGGAATCGCGCATCCACAGGTTCAAGTCATTTTGCTGAACGGCGGGACGGGTATCTCTCCTCGCGACAATACCTTTGAAGCGGTGTCAGGATTGCTGGATAAAGAGATGCCAGGATTCGGCGAGCTGTTTCGCATGCTGAGCTACACGGAAGATATCGGTTCGGCAGCGATGCTGAGCCGCGCGATAGCGGGTACACGCCAGGGCAAAATGATCTTTTCGACACCGGGTTCCACAGGGGCCGTCCGATTGGCGATGAACAAGCTGATCGTCCCCGAGCTGGGGCATGTCGTACGCGAACTGAATCGATGA
- a CDS encoding GerAB/ArcD/ProY family transporter — MSQQDGSRQINTFSLWQQTSLITSTLIGVGVLTLPRTTTSRLYEAGWMAPLIGVVWVFFSVWMIASLSKRFPGKTFIEYSPIIWGSKKRPQQGRWLSLPWVLAFLLFMYFSTAIVSRIFGEVVVTSVLLDTPLEVIIITMFLLAQMLCMHEVEVVARINELLFPLILFPVLFIALASFQNAEWNNVLPLYRASGKALFEGMYESVYSYAGYEIMLIFFAFAHENNSKARAGFYGITIAMFVYTLIVLAGTAVFGYEELQRVSWPTLELVKTTKVPGLILERLESAFLAVWVAAVFTTVANAYYAFVYGIRQLFNKGILFQRIISALMFIPLFFIALWPQNIVDIFRISSYMGMVSLALNLGVPMLYWLVLWARGMGQGAKERKSGG; from the coding sequence GTGAGCCAGCAGGACGGGAGCCGCCAAATCAATACGTTTTCCTTGTGGCAGCAGACGTCCCTGATTACCAGTACGCTGATCGGAGTCGGTGTGTTGACGCTACCTCGGACAACTACCTCGAGGCTGTATGAAGCTGGCTGGATGGCTCCTTTGATAGGGGTAGTGTGGGTGTTTTTTTCCGTTTGGATGATTGCCTCTCTCAGTAAACGGTTTCCTGGGAAGACGTTTATCGAATACAGTCCGATCATTTGGGGGTCAAAAAAGAGGCCGCAGCAGGGGAGATGGCTCAGTTTACCGTGGGTGTTAGCCTTTTTGCTGTTCATGTATTTTTCCACCGCAATCGTCTCTCGCATTTTTGGAGAAGTAGTCGTAACCTCCGTCCTGCTGGATACTCCTTTGGAGGTGATCATCATCACGATGTTTCTCCTCGCGCAAATGCTCTGCATGCACGAAGTGGAGGTAGTAGCGAGAATTAACGAGCTGCTGTTTCCGCTCATCCTGTTTCCCGTACTTTTCATCGCTCTTGCGTCTTTTCAAAATGCGGAATGGAACAATGTATTGCCCCTGTACCGGGCGTCCGGCAAGGCGCTTTTTGAAGGAATGTATGAATCTGTCTACTCTTATGCTGGGTACGAAATTATGTTGATCTTCTTCGCGTTTGCGCACGAGAACAACAGCAAGGCGAGGGCCGGGTTTTATGGTATTACGATTGCGATGTTCGTTTACACGCTGATCGTCCTGGCCGGCACTGCCGTGTTTGGTTACGAGGAATTGCAACGGGTATCTTGGCCGACTCTGGAACTGGTGAAGACCACAAAGGTGCCAGGTCTCATTTTGGAGCGGCTGGAATCTGCCTTTCTCGCCGTATGGGTAGCCGCCGTGTTTACTACGGTGGCTAATGCCTATTATGCATTCGTCTATGGAATACGCCAGCTTTTCAACAAAGGCATCCTGTTTCAGCGGATTATCTCTGCACTCATGTTTATCCCGCTCTTTTTCATTGCTCTTTGGCCGCAGAACATTGTCGATATCTTTCGGATCAGTTCCTATATGGGCATGGTGAGTCTCGCCCTAAATTTGGGGGTGCCGATGCTGTACTGGCTTGTTCTCTGGGCTAGAGGCATGGGGCAGGGGGCAAAGGAGAGGAAGTCAGGTGGCTAA
- a CDS encoding PLP-dependent aminotransferase family protein encodes MANRPFFAFHFHKQSHTPMYIQLAEQLQTAILRGAFLVDGQQLISLRDMKTVSGCSLETVKKAYDHLAEEGWLEAVHGKGYYLTTRAKEARLENRLPLTDIPIASLADSSPRPGEELVKRLRGAFYDSLTVLDEPSAQKKVRRGHAAKVFADHLSRRGLPHSPERILSFNRSTSGFAFLAQRVMNPRDVVYVEEYSYPVFLRLLSQCGITVRPIRMDEEGISIQALDAEQEHYPANWLLINPHYQFPTGISYSHERKQQLLAWAEQKNVQLVENDHYGDLWFSEPSSPLYQMAMDANRSVQVYYLHSLSKTLARDLQLGVLMLPADLTEEELERYRQIVSMTGAEPSLLVVEAAVRLLDDPWFSEVYLSDRRSLFQSRYDSLWKEQHHALPAHARMYPISGGLNTWIEWGTPTSKATESEDRVVAMLLEEGLELTPGHAFRVADEPADTVRRPAVRFPLAPMEERELKHWLHRLGAALIR; translated from the coding sequence ATGGCAAACCGCCCTTTTTTCGCTTTTCACTTCCATAAGCAATCTCATACCCCTATGTACATACAACTCGCAGAACAGCTGCAAACGGCTATTTTACGGGGCGCTTTCCTCGTAGACGGACAACAGCTCATTTCTCTGCGCGACATGAAAACGGTCAGCGGCTGCTCGCTGGAAACCGTAAAAAAAGCGTACGATCACTTGGCCGAAGAAGGCTGGCTGGAGGCTGTGCACGGCAAAGGCTATTATTTGACCACGCGAGCCAAAGAAGCCCGTCTGGAAAATCGGCTGCCCCTTACCGATATTCCTATTGCCTCACTGGCTGACTCTTCTCCCCGCCCCGGCGAAGAGCTCGTCAAGCGATTGCGCGGCGCCTTTTACGACAGTCTGACCGTGCTGGACGAACCTTCTGCCCAAAAGAAAGTTCGCCGCGGGCATGCCGCCAAAGTATTTGCGGATCATTTGAGCCGACGCGGTCTTCCTCATTCACCGGAACGCATTCTGTCTTTCAATCGAAGCACCAGCGGCTTTGCCTTTTTAGCGCAGCGTGTCATGAATCCGCGGGACGTCGTCTACGTCGAAGAGTACAGCTATCCCGTCTTTTTGCGTTTGTTGAGCCAGTGCGGGATCACCGTGCGCCCGATCCGAATGGACGAGGAAGGAATCTCCATACAGGCCCTCGACGCAGAGCAGGAGCATTACCCAGCCAACTGGCTGCTGATCAACCCGCACTACCAGTTCCCTACGGGGATCAGCTACTCCCACGAGCGCAAGCAGCAACTGCTGGCGTGGGCAGAGCAAAAGAACGTTCAGCTGGTGGAGAACGACCACTACGGTGACCTTTGGTTTTCCGAACCCAGCTCCCCCCTGTACCAGATGGCGATGGATGCCAATCGCTCCGTGCAGGTCTACTACCTGCATTCCTTATCCAAGACACTGGCGAGAGATTTGCAGCTGGGGGTTCTCATGCTGCCTGCCGATCTCACCGAGGAGGAGCTGGAGCGCTATCGGCAGATCGTATCCATGACAGGTGCCGAGCCTTCTTTGCTAGTCGTAGAAGCTGCTGTACGGCTGCTGGACGATCCCTGGTTTTCGGAAGTGTACCTGTCTGATCGACGCTCTCTGTTTCAATCACGGTATGATTCCTTGTGGAAGGAACAGCATCACGCTCTTCCTGCCCATGCCCGCATGTATCCCATATCGGGTGGTTTAAACACCTGGATCGAGTGGGGAACCCCTACTTCCAAAGCGACGGAGAGTGAAGATCGCGTCGTGGCGATGCTGCTGGAAGAAGGGCTGGAATTGACCCCTGGTCATGCCTTCCGCGTCGCAGATGAACCAGCGGATACGGTTCGCCGTCCAGCCGTACGCTTCCCTCTAGCCCCTATGGAAGAGAGGGAGCTGAAGCATTGGCTGCATCGTTTGGGGGCTGCTTTGATCAGGTAA
- a CDS encoding B12-binding domain-containing radical SAM protein: MNILLSTLNAKFIHSSLALRYLRSYAEPSFPAIELVEYTINDITLNIVADIYKRKPDVVAFSCYIWNIRETLDVIRNLKKVCPDVPVILGGPEVTYDADHWMKKHPEIDVIAIGEGEQTFLELLEAYREALETKQPPRLREVAGIAYRDGEYVRFSMPRGQIEEMDSIPSPYQHHLDELNNRVVYFEASRGCPFKCQYCLSSIEDGVRYFSLERVKEDLLRLIQHGVKTIKFVDRTFNINKKYALEIFQFLIDNHNGTVFQFEITADILRADVLDFLTENAPPGIFRFEIGVQSTNDETNRLVQRIQRFDRLSRTVTQIKDSGKIDQHLDLIAGLPEEDYQSFRKTFNDVFALRPEELQLGFLKMLRGTGVRARAADHGYVYMDEAPYEILGNNVLSFGDMQKIKRVEDVLEKYWNAHRMDHTLEWMLERVFESPFDFFQSFGDYWESQGWSRIGHQLEDLFTRLESFLRTQNIEKMEHVMSLMKFDFLHNQKHRPRKLWWEDVMDKQEMQDTFAAVYEQREQLREDFARHASVEKDYFKHTLTAKVSFDIETWLKTGEVKEGDYTLVVYYPYKEGEKNDYTIVDQLSIASA, translated from the coding sequence ATGAATATATTGTTGTCCACCCTGAATGCCAAATTCATCCACTCGTCATTGGCCTTGCGCTATTTGCGCAGCTACGCCGAGCCGTCCTTTCCGGCCATTGAGCTTGTCGAATATACGATCAATGACATCACGTTAAATATTGTAGCCGACATTTACAAGCGAAAGCCGGATGTCGTGGCTTTTTCCTGTTATATCTGGAATATCCGCGAAACGTTGGATGTGATTCGCAACTTGAAAAAAGTATGCCCGGACGTGCCAGTCATTTTAGGCGGGCCGGAAGTGACTTACGATGCCGACCATTGGATGAAAAAGCATCCGGAAATCGACGTCATCGCGATTGGAGAAGGGGAGCAAACCTTCCTGGAGCTGCTTGAGGCTTATCGGGAGGCCCTCGAGACCAAGCAGCCGCCTCGCCTGCGCGAGGTAGCGGGAATTGCCTATCGGGACGGCGAATATGTGCGGTTCTCGATGCCGCGCGGACAGATCGAGGAGATGGATTCGATTCCATCCCCGTACCAGCATCACTTGGATGAGCTGAACAACCGGGTGGTTTACTTCGAGGCGTCCAGAGGCTGCCCGTTCAAGTGCCAATATTGCCTGTCCTCCATTGAAGACGGCGTTCGCTACTTCAGTCTGGAGCGGGTCAAGGAAGATTTGCTCCGCTTGATCCAGCATGGCGTGAAGACGATTAAGTTTGTTGACCGGACGTTCAATATCAATAAAAAGTACGCGCTGGAAATCTTTCAGTTTTTGATCGATAATCACAATGGTACCGTCTTCCAATTCGAAATTACGGCAGATATTTTGCGTGCAGATGTCCTGGATTTCCTGACAGAAAATGCGCCGCCGGGAATTTTCCGTTTTGAAATCGGTGTGCAGTCTACCAACGATGAGACGAACCGGCTCGTTCAGCGGATTCAGCGATTTGACCGACTGTCTCGTACGGTGACACAGATCAAAGATTCGGGCAAGATCGATCAGCACCTGGACTTGATCGCGGGTCTTCCTGAAGAAGACTACCAATCCTTCCGCAAGACATTCAATGATGTATTCGCCCTGCGTCCCGAAGAGCTGCAGCTCGGATTTTTGAAAATGCTGCGCGGGACTGGCGTGCGTGCGCGTGCGGCTGATCATGGCTACGTGTACATGGACGAAGCTCCTTATGAAATCCTGGGGAACAATGTCCTTTCCTTTGGCGACATGCAAAAAATCAAGCGGGTCGAGGATGTGCTCGAGAAGTATTGGAACGCTCATCGAATGGACCATACGCTGGAATGGATGCTGGAGCGGGTGTTTGAATCGCCGTTTGACTTCTTCCAATCCTTTGGTGACTACTGGGAGAGCCAGGGATGGAGCCGGATCGGCCATCAGCTGGAGGATTTGTTCACGCGTCTGGAGAGCTTTTTGCGTACGCAGAACATCGAGAAGATGGAGCATGTCATGAGCCTGATGAAGTTCGATTTCCTGCATAATCAGAAGCACCGTCCGCGCAAGCTCTGGTGGGAGGATGTCATGGACAAACAGGAAATGCAGGACACATTTGCTGCCGTCTACGAGCAGCGGGAGCAGCTTCGCGAAGACTTTGCCCGCCATGCTTCCGTAGAAAAGGATTACTTCAAGCATACGCTTACGGCAAAAGTGAGCTTTGATATCGAGACGTGGCTCAAAACAGGAGAAGTCAAAGAGGGCGATTATACGCTGGTCGTCTACTATCCGTACAAGGAAGGCGAGAAAAACGACTATACGATCGTAGACCAGCTGTCTATCGCCAGCGCCTAG